In Candidatus Korarchaeota archaeon NZ13-K, the genomic window TCCGTGGTCCCCTCGGCCACCACGCCCGCCACGACCAAGCGGATCAGGGTGGCCATACTCTTCGACGTAGGTGGGAGGGGTGACCTCAGCTTCAACGACATGGCCTACCTAGGCGCCATCAGGGCTGAGAAGGAGTTGGGAGTGCAGATAGAGACCCTGACCCCTAAGTCGCTGGCCGACATGGTTCCCCTGCTCGAGGACCTCAGCAAGAGAGGGGAATACGATCTCCTCGTGCTTGTCGGCTTCCTCTGGACCGATGCCCTGAATAAGACGGCAGACAAGTTCCCGAACCAGAAGTTCGCGTTGATAGATGCTTCTACCGGTGTTCAGAGGAAGAATGAGGTTGACATCCTGTTCAGGGAGCAGGAGTGCGCCGCCATCGTCGGAGTGCTCGCCTCAGGAATGGCCAAATCCCTCGGAGGGAACAAGGTGGGGGCCGTGGCCGGTATGGACATACCCCCCCTCTGGAAGTTCCACATAGGCTACCTGTATGGGGTCAAGTACTACGAGAAGAGGACAGGCGAGAGGATTGACTTCGTCTGGCAGTACACCGGGACGTTCACGGACACGCAGGCAGGGTATAATGCGGCCATGACATTATTGCAGCAGGACGTGAGGGTTCTATACGGCCTAGCCGGGCTCACCCACGTCGGTATGTTCAACGCCGTCAAGGAGTGGAACTCCAGGCAGGGCAAGGTGGCTGCCCTGGCGATAGGCCAGGATGCGAGTCAGGAGT contains:
- a CDS encoding BMP family ABC transporter substrate-binding protein; translation: MKRSGLSKLGAILLLLIIIVAAVAAYLLMTSVVPSATTPATTKRIRVAILFDVGGRGDLSFNDMAYLGAIRAEKELGVQIETLTPKSLADMVPLLEDLSKRGEYDLLVLVGFLWTDALNKTADKFPNQKFALIDASTGVQRKNEVDILFREQECAAIVGVLASGMAKSLGGNKVGAVAGMDIPPLWKFHIGYLYGVKYYEKRTGERIDFVWQYTGTFTDTQAGYNAAMTLLQQDVRVLYGLAGLTHVGMFNAVKEWNSRQGKVAALAIGQDASQEWISPKDIPLSGAKRVDVAVYTAIEMVVKGNWRGGITTLGLKEGGVGVWDLDGVKEFATLAAEAKQLKDMTPDDVVRIVDSQRRTYIPAEAQSIAEELRQKIKHDEGDGRGKNAAPDFGLQNGGNGHGGNQKWKGLENVNNAHEHHIKP